Proteins from one Listeria weihenstephanensis genomic window:
- a CDS encoding AMP-binding protein, producing the protein MFNKYKPLNLYTNFAEAAERFPGQAIYFDEPLTAFPELQLQTTYADSKNALITKATQLYKIGVKKGEKVIVYKSAKFDTYLLAVAVSYLGAVPIMISAHLPAETMDILVARLDDPWMIFDGDTAAKAQSLKNLPASKLIAVEEILATTFGKLCEQDFLTPDTISYMTHTSGTTGVPKLIAHSANSMGWRTKWQKNILSLIRKRGLVAFHISPVHSRFNIGISSLMAKGFPLLPIANPSRANITRVLTDYAPMVLETHPNHFVQWASLAREEPDVFQSVKYYHSTFDAINKETMATFLRCSEYRLPVFLQVYGQSECGPMIMRFHTKSTLKRTNARAMGIGMPGLTKARIVNQDGKPVAAGVSGNIQMFSKGRALTYYKETPRFEENVYGAWWDSGDYGVKSRLGGLSLLDRQVDLVDKIDSTLAIEDALLDELTFLDEVVIIRGKNGSPQPIVAVNESAEMNWDLWWKKVSDLPHLNEPILMKYDEMPRTATMKIQRLELERSLQNSEN; encoded by the coding sequence ATGTTTAACAAATACAAACCACTAAACCTCTATACCAATTTCGCGGAAGCTGCGGAGCGTTTTCCAGGCCAGGCGATTTACTTCGACGAGCCGCTGACTGCTTTTCCTGAACTTCAATTGCAAACTACATACGCGGATTCAAAAAATGCCCTCATCACGAAGGCGACGCAATTGTACAAAATCGGTGTCAAAAAGGGCGAGAAGGTCATCGTTTATAAATCAGCCAAATTCGACACGTACCTTTTAGCTGTTGCGGTCTCTTATCTCGGTGCGGTGCCAATCATGATTTCGGCGCATCTTCCTGCTGAAACGATGGACATTCTGGTCGCGAGGCTGGACGATCCTTGGATGATTTTTGACGGGGATACGGCGGCAAAAGCGCAAAGTCTGAAAAACCTGCCTGCCTCGAAATTAATCGCGGTTGAGGAAATTCTCGCAACGACTTTTGGCAAGCTTTGTGAGCAGGATTTCCTTACGCCTGACACGATTTCCTACATGACTCATACTTCTGGTACGACTGGGGTTCCGAAGCTCATCGCGCATTCGGCGAACTCAATGGGATGGCGGACGAAATGGCAAAAGAATATTTTGAGTCTCATCCGCAAGCGTGGTTTGGTCGCTTTTCATATTTCGCCGGTGCATTCGCGTTTTAATATCGGGATTTCGTCGCTTATGGCGAAGGGATTCCCGCTACTTCCAATTGCGAATCCGAGTCGCGCCAACATTACGCGCGTTTTGACGGATTATGCGCCGATGGTTTTGGAAACGCATCCGAATCATTTTGTGCAGTGGGCGTCGCTTGCTCGGGAGGAGCCTGACGTTTTTCAGAGTGTGAAGTATTATCATTCCACGTTTGACGCGATTAACAAGGAGACGATGGCGACTTTTTTGCGGTGCTCGGAGTATCGCTTGCCGGTGTTTTTGCAGGTGTATGGGCAGAGTGAATGTGGTCCGATGATTATGCGGTTCCATACGAAGTCTACGCTTAAACGGACGAATGCGCGTGCGATGGGTATTGGAATGCCTGGTTTGACGAAGGCGCGGATTGTAAATCAAGACGGGAAACCGGTTGCTGCTGGCGTAAGCGGGAATATCCAGATGTTCTCGAAAGGTCGGGCGCTGACGTACTACAAAGAGACGCCGCGCTTTGAGGAAAATGTTTATGGAGCTTGGTGGGACAGTGGCGATTACGGTGTCAAAAGTCGACTCGGAGGTCTTTCCTTGCTTGACCGCCAAGTCGATCTTGTTGATAAAATTGATAGTACGCTCGCGATTGAGGATGCCCTGCTTGATGAACTGACTTTTCTGGATGAGGTCGTGATTATTCGGGGGAAAAATGGGAGTCCGCAGCCGATTGTTGCGGTGAATGAGAGCGCGGAAATGAATTGGGATTTGTGGTGGAAAAAAGTATCTGACTTGCCGCATCTCAACGAACCGATTCTCATGAAATATGATGAAATGCCAAGGACGGCGACAATGAAAATTCAGCGTTTGGAATTGGAACGTTCGCTTCAAAATAGCGAAAATTAG